ATCGTTCTTAATGTCCCAGGTCAGTATTAAGAAAGGGCTTGTTACTTAAACCGGACTGAGCAATCTAAAGGTCTCATAGCAATCAACAACGATGTCCTCATAGCGGACATAAACATTATTAAGGATTCTTCAGTCACAAGACTTTTAATTTTACAGTTCATTAATTTCTAGATCACTTGAAAGCTTTCAGACATAAATAGAACATGAGTGAAGTGAGGACTGGGCCAAATGTCATAGCGATGCTTCATGTTaggcaaattttcgtgcttactgtagcagaaaaattgctaAAAGGTGGAAGCATATTTTACAGATTAGCAAGGCCATCTTGTGCATTCACCACAAATTAACGCTGTGAccttatttatttttgtgcagtaagcaccagaaagttagcatgccttttcgtgtgctaacggttagcagcgctatgaaatagaaattgcacagtaagccaaaaatcggctgctaagcagctctatgaaattaggcccacaGCTGAATGAActcacaaataaacaaaatccgATATTATTTGTTGAGAAAGTATAATTGGATGTTGCAATCAGGGAAGTGGCATCACCTGAGACCTTCAAGCGCCAACTCAAAAACTCACTTACTTCCCAGCTTATGATATATTGTTGTTTTAATGCCAATTTCTTCATTTCTCTGTTGTTGTGTGGCACTGTGTTCTTAGTAGAGCGCCATATAAATgccttgtattattatttaatgaATTGTACTAATTTATTGTTGGCTTTCCTTTGTTGTCTTTTTCAGCCGGTGGACCCAAGGTggaggaggaagaagaagaaccaGAAGCTCCTGAGCCGTTTGAATACATTGAGGAGGACACTCCTCCCTCCAAGGTTTAAGACGATAACTTCTTAAGATCGTGGCAGAGATTGGCGGAGGAATAGGGGAATAACTTATAGTACAGTGACATTTTCTACATTGGATGATGATCCAGAAACAagattggcccaatttcatagagctgcttaagaagaaAATGCTGCTCATCACagttctttgcttagcaaataaattgtGAGGCACAGTGCCCCACTAATTTTAACACTCATGGAATGTTGggtggtaacctgtttctgttaagacAGAGTTTAGCTTATCTAAGCATATATTTGTATGCTTGCagggtttatgaaattgggccttgggaCTAGTATCAGGAAACTGCTTAGCAAAACCatgagcagggaaccagtcacataCAGTATACTttacatggtgttttggctggtaacctgttctgCTAAGCATTATAAGAATTTGTGCTTCTGCATATATTTGTGTGCTTCATACATCTGCGAATGGAAGGATAAGGTGTAAGACATTTGACGTCTTCATTGTTTCTTATTAATAGAATTTCTGTTGAAGACAGGGGGGGGTAAGTTGGGCTTGCAATGATTTTAACAAGAATAGAATTGATGaagtttgatgtaaattgaGGGTAATCGTTTTATCGTTCTATTATTATAATCAATAGATTAAACACAGCATTGATGACTATAAATACTCCATATTATACTGATGTCAGCTTTCCAAAGGCCGATTCTGTTTAATTGGATGTTTTATAGTTGACCAATTTCTTGTTTGAATTTAAAGATGTGTACTTCCTTCTTTTTATTCCATTTCGGAGTCAACTTtcatgtacacattttcaaatgagaacaaattattattcttcTGCGAGAGTCAGAATATGTTTGGCCAATGCTACCGATGCTAACTATATGGTCGTTACTTAACTTTGGCTGttgcaatttttattttctactttttgtCACCCAATCTATCTGACTAGGGTGTCAAAGGGAAACCTGACCCTGGAGTTTTTGTCccccatatgggaaattaacattggctgaaggaggatgaatcaaaagagggcgctatcagaagaagtttgtacacagtttgccatatggggggggggggtcatacCGGCTTCATAATTCACTTCATATCCCAGTTTAACCCAGATCCATGTTTAGCCCAGTTCGGGCTGCAATGGGATTACTTTTCAATTTACCTAGATTATTTATCACAAAGTTGGGGCGTTTTGTAGACATTTTTTAACAGTTTCCCatactaaaaaaaacagttgaaatgaaagtaaataaataacactTAACAACTGCCAAGTTTTAACATAGATAGTTTAAAATGGcttcaaaatattaaatattggTCAATAAGATGTTGATGCGACACTTCTGAACTGTTTTTGCTTTGCTTGGttttaccttaaaggaacacgttgccttggattggacgagttggtctttgaaaagcgtttacaTCCGTtcgttacaaaatgcatatggttagaaagatgttttaaaagtagaatacaatgatccacacacatttgcctcgaaattgcgtggtttttttttttactttgcaaactaacacggtcggccatttatgggagtcaaaaatttgactcccatttatggccgaccgtgtttgtcgacgaggtaaaaggaaaagcacgcaatttcgaaagatacttgtgtggatcattatattctacttttaaaatatctctctaatcatatgcattctataacaaacggttacaaatgcttttcaaagaccaactcggccgatccaaggcaacgtgtacctttaaTGTTATCAATATTCACTATCTGGGGATGGGATGGGGCGGGGCGGGTGTGGGTTGGATGGGGCAGGGCAGATTGGGGGTGGGTGTCATTGTTTCTGTTCTGACCCACCTGTTTTGTTAAGTGATCAGATAAAAAAGTCTTGTTTGTACCTGTCAGTCATATTCACATTATATTAAAAGCTGTGAGTTTAAATAAACGAAATACACACACAAATCactgttttttcttgtttattcTCTTTGtcttattaaaaattaaaatcgaaattaaacattttcttcCATTACAGTTGAATTTAATTTCTGAATCTGTTATACCTATTGATACTTCGGGTATTAATGTTTGCAAAGTGTGAAATGACAGAGGCGTTTCTACAGTTTAGCAAATGTGAAGattctaaatttatttttttatatttttttttagcttgTCCTTTTGCTTACAGAAAGAAcctgttttatttttgtgaagTGAAGGCATGTCTTATACAGGGTGCGTTCATTAAGCTTCCCTGGGGcgacccggtgtgtggcgttttctttttccaggacgaacgtgtgtagataattacccacgttcgtcctggaaagaaaaagaacgtcacacaccggggtcgacccaggggagctaaacgaacgcaccacaGTTTTATTCAGGTTTTTAGTTTGGTCGGCCAttttctttgaaatgaaatttgttttcagCTTTTAAGTGGATGTCTAGTTTTAACAATTTCTTCACCCTTACAGTTATCTTTTGGTATTGCTGaatctacatgtagtacagaggaagagtcctatatagggctacgtGAACCCCCATATTTTCTTCATTGAGGACAATAGAGTGTTTTGGGAACATTTTTGGGGAGGAAACCCTCTGACTTATGACTTTATTTTAAATGGATAACAGTTAACCATTATTCATCTACACAGAAATTTCTGGgttggggggcgggggggggggtactctgTCACACATCGTGCATGGCTTATGAATTTATCTTTAAAATGGATAACAGTTTACGACTGTTCATTTACACAATATTGCGTCCGTGACCTTTTCCATGTCTTTGTCTCTGCCGTGGTCTCTGCCCGCCGCGTTTTGGAGTGCGTCCACCGGGCGTGCGTCCCCCGAGATTCGGCGGTGTGCGTCCCCCTGGAGTGCGTCCCCCCATGTTTGGCGGAGTACGTCCGCCTGGAGTGTATCCCCCGATGTTCGGTGGCGTGCGTCCCCCTTGTCCCTTTGGAGTTTGCCTGCCGAGTTGCTGCTGATCGGACCCACTGACGTCGAGAAGCCAGTAGTAGAACCAACTGTAACGTCTGTACTTTCTGTATTTGAGGAGCTCAAAGCTTCGCCAGATGTAGTTTTCTTTGTTGACCTCATCCATGTTGGGATCAATTATCTTGTCATAGAGGGTACGTAGCTCTTCCGGCTACATGgattacaaaatatttaaaaacatataTGAGACATGGTCAGCGAAACTCAACCCACACGAGTAAATATGtctgtgtgatttttttccacagaacttataatagtactgagtatgcagtgcttatacacatcggtgtacagtATAACCAtagtatttctacctccatggtaaaactAATCCATTCTTTATccggatgcaaatttaaaatcttttGAAATGATGCAATACCTGCTGCTAacatataggattcgaactgcatcTAGCTACTGGGAAATGACAGTAGTGTAGTTGGTAAGAAATCAGCTCTATAatggcaaaggtcttgggttggaatcccacccgagtaattaaGCCAGAGTTTCTACGGGTATAATAATtactttatcccagatgcacatttatttcttatttttagaatgatttttaaaataataatgaatcaAGATATTTGCATCTGGCgttacaattttttattttttttaagatttcgaGAGGTGGCAGTTATTTACTGGATCCGGTCGTTCATTCACTCTGGcccatcacccccccccccccccacccacccaaacACCACCCtccaagtgtaaaaaaaaaagttcgcgGCATAACCGCGTCCAAATTCGCAGCTGAATATGAAGGAAAAGTATActaatggaaacatcacacaaACTTTTGTTGAGAAGACAAGTTTATGAAATTTTGgttttagacgtgggaggaaaacaACTAGTTAGGCCTACAGACTGAAACCCCAATCCACAGGCAATCAAACCAGGGTCGCACAAAGCGAATGGCAGGGAGGAAACCACTCAGCAAACCCCCATACCACAAAAACGTCTAAATCCTGACACAAATCTAAACTAAGGCAcagaacacgtttggtaattgctcaaagtaTTAGCATAATtaacttacttgataatgagcaaCGGGGAGccgttgataatataaaacattgtgagaaacggctccctctgaagtaaaattgctgagaaaggggtaattttgcacgatttttgtgcaacaagggtgtttttttcttgcattattcttttgcaacttttagATGaccaatgaaacaaaacaaaaatacaccaaGAATACCGGTCTTATAAAAATTACCCAACGTGTCccgtaaaaagaaaacttgcTCCGAATACTTTCCAGAAGAGaagaatttttttgttatatttcaaaataaaacttaccAGATCTTGGGCAAGTAGGCTAACCTGCCAGTCTGTGAGTGGCTGTTGTGACTCCTGGTTCCAGCGGTCCCCATTGGCGAGGTAAGCTACCGACGCAAGGAGCAGAAACACCGCTAAGAATGACCCGTGCTTCATGGTTGAAACCCAGTCTCTCGGACAAGCTCCAAATCTGTTGAAGAGCTTATTTTCTATGGTTCGGAAATCAAGAACGACCCACCAGAAAACAAATCTGATGAATGTGTTGATTGGTTCCTCTTTATATACAATCCTCGGTAGTGCGCGCACTTCCTATGAGGAAACGGGTCCTTGACGTTAGATTACTGGTTTGAGTTTTAGTTCTGGACACAAATTTTTTGAAGGAGGAGTTGTCCGACCTACTTATGTTACTGCACGTATGTCATTTTAACTGACAGGTAAAGATTCTATTGTTTTAAAAGTGTGACAGATTTCCTGTGTTGGTTCCTTGTCTACGAGGCGAACATCCCTTCTGTGTACCGAGCCCATTTTGTACTTTTCCGGGGTTCACCGAAACTGATGTTTTGAATGAGGTGTGTTTTGTGCCAATTTGTGTTTAAACTGATTGTATTCAATATCTGTAGCTACTGCAACATATTAAATATTCTTTTGCAGTTGTCACTGTTGGAAACTATGAACAAATCATATTCCCTATCACCTCTGATCATCGATAACGGGAATGGGCTTTTAGGGCGTATACGTCTAATACCACACCCCATATTTTCAGCTCCAATCGGTTCAGACACTCGGGTCATATTATATCATTTATATCAATTAAGTGGACGGAAACAACGGTTTAACTGGTTGGTTGTagaagtcccccccccccccaccccacgaAAAATACGGTGCACCTTCTtgtgcccaccccccccccccccgaaaactTATCGTTTGGCACTGGTGGTTTCAGTTATAGGCCAGTCATTGGACTTGGTAGCTTGGTCCATAAgttccttttaaaaacaaagtgtaAGCCTACCTTCAGGGGTTTTTTATCGGTCGATCATTTTAATCCTAAATAAACAAAGATAAATATACACTAAAATTAACCTGCGAAAATTTCGTTTCAAatggtggtagcgtttttgagacgTCGCCGCAGATCCGTAGCGGtgatgtccacgcaggaagaataatccgtaaatTGGAATATTGATTATATCtgatgtttctcagattgagatgCTTTTAAAATCCTCCATCTGAAAACCgcaattctttctcaaaatgttatacattatcaatagcttcgtaccaagtaagtttttctgacCATTATTTGTTgtatagtaattaccaaaggtttaccATTCAAgcgcaaaaaaaacatttcaataaatGTGAAGTCAAATTGATCGGATTTCAAGCCCATTCTGGGCATTTCTATTGTCATTTGGCATGCCCGATCGATAACTAATAATCGAtttggaaaataaataatataatatccaACCAATAGATTCGATCGAACCTAATGCAGTCTTCCTTAAATGAACATACACCATGAATAGGAATGACTAAAATCAACATTTCCTGTCTACAACGCATATCCGAATTTTCCCATCGCTACAATCATTGTCTATAGTGTGTTTTGAAATGAGTCAGTGACTTATATTCACCGTCCAAGTTGAGTTTTTGTCCCAACTACAAAAATTAGGTTTGTCTACAATCCTGCAGGGCCTCATTTCACAAAGTGTGTACGCACACaaaactgctaagcacataaaagtaATGCTTAAACgaaacaggttaccaggcaAAACTACATTAATTTTACATTGTGGCGCCCACTACTTTCTGGATTAGCAGAGAAGTTTGCCAAGCGGTAATTTCTGTTAACAACAGCTTTGTAAAATTGGGTCTCGCTAGAACAACTATTTGAatcagggccaaaattcatAGAGTCGcttacaaaatattgcttaacacttATCTGCCAAGCAGAaactagcaggataccagctaCAAATTGTACGTGATATTATGATAGTCTGGCTGGTGAGCAGCTCCACGAAATTGGTCCATGATGACAAGACAAACTCATTCTAAAATGGTCAAGATTCTTAACAGGGAACCAAACCACTGTGACTCATTAAATCCCTGTTAATCAAACCATAAAATGGGAAAGGAATCATTAACAAAGACATATACGATGAAAACAACATCTGTGGGGGAGTATATTGTCAGGTGGCCCAAACATTTTGGACGGGATTGTAATTGCGCCGCATTGACAACTTCATTGCAATGGCCGCTATAACCGGTCTGGGCCAGTTACGTATGAGACGAATGTAATGAAGGGTGCACGTGCAAAATATTGGAAATATATAAGTTAACCAATTTGCACACAGTTTACATGGGATAGAAAGGTGGGCTTTGTGGAAAACCGCCCTTGATTACAAATACTATATCTGTAAGCCCAATGTACTTTGTGTTGGGcctaataattattatctatAACAATTCTTTCTTAAAGTTTAAGACTGCAAATCACTGGAGTCGAGTCAGTGAAAGTAGCTACTGTTGACAACCTGTAGATGATTTGTCCATAAGTTTCATTCGATTTGAGAGTGAATGTCAGTCTAAAAAACTTTAATAAGAGTGTTTTCAGTAGATTAGGCCCATTTGTTGAAGATTTGGGTTTGTCCCGTCCACTCCCCAAATAGTTGTCTGTGTTACCAAATGTGTGTCATTAtctctttttaataataataaaaacagatcAAAGATAAATGGAGTGTCCATGGCCACacgatgtttttgtttgttttttgggttttttaacaACTGAAGACGATACAAAAGCATGAATTGCAAAAACCAACCCAGGAATTACATACCAGGGTCCGCTGAGTCGTCTAAAATAACACCGGTGCGTCAAGCAAACCCAGGCACCATGCAGCGCTGCTCGGCATACCGTTTCATCGACACAGGAAACGGTAGCATGGATGTAAACCATCACGGTCAAGGAGTGCCGTGCGTGGGCCTTCTCACAACAAACTTATCCCAAAATTAACTAAAAACTCATAAAACCCAACCTAAAATACCTAGCAAGGTAAATACTATATAAACTGAGGTTTACTAGAGAGAGTCAAACACAATTTTTCCAGCTCCAGAAAAATTTACTCCAAGCAACAGCAACATTTCGAGAACCTCAGTGCACTAAAAAAAGTTCCAGAAGTCGTGTAAGACTTTTTAGTTTTAGATAAATTTGTGTATAATACAAAGAATAAGTTCCTCTTAATAATGAGTTGTAAGATACTTCTTTTGGTCGTGGTTGTGGTCTTGGTGGTTGTCATCGCAACTGGAGGATGCGTGATGTTCTTGACCAACATCTTCGGAGGGAAGGACCATGGAGGAGAAGATGCTATGATGAACGCCACGGAAAGCATCCCTGACTATGAAGATGAAATCATGTCTTCAGAAAGTGTCGCTATTGTAAGtagacttgttttatttatttatcctgAATAGGCCACGTGCACAAACGCCAGCTTAAAGGCAAgcctacattttgttttggaaccgttcgattcaTTCAATCTTTCACAATATTTTAGTGGATCTACAATATTGTGAATATTTCAGTTCAAGAGGTACCGTCTGTAAGATATTACCGAAAATCTTGAGTGGATATGGCtacacacaggaagaataacccgtaattggaatacaaaatctgagaaaagtttccgcatgaaacgtttctcaaattgataaaaaaaaattgtttgatctGCAATTTTCTTGTTGTCAAGTAATCGGACCATCTTTTGTAAAGAGTCACTAGTAGCTCAATAAATTTACGTTTCTGAGTTACTTCCAAGCAATGAtattattactaaaaataaagtCCCAGTTGATTTACCTCCCAGCCTCGTTTTGGTAACATAGACTTTACATTGTATTTCAGCTGCCAACTGATGGAGATGAGATGATAGATGTTGACGGTCTGTTTCCCGACTCGATGCGTGATGATCTCAAGTTAGAGTTAATCTTGAAGGCCTTGGAGTTATTGAAGGTACGAAAAGAAATATTCTGTGTTATTTATGTAGTGAACAGGCTCGTtcggtaattgccaaagaccaatattctcacttcagtgtatcccaacatatgcataaaataacaaaccagtgaacaCTTGCGCTTGAATGTTCATCgactttgcaagagaataatgaaagaaaaaaaaccttgttgcgtTACTTTGTGTACTCCAGATACATAATAGAatacctcagctgaagtctttaatattaaagccattggaccctttcggtacagaaaaaaaaaaaaaaagttcacagatttactaataatttacagggtttacagaaggtaatggtgaaagacttctcttgaactattagtccatgaaatgctttactttttgataaaacggtaaaacaatataaattctcgttaacgagaattacggatttgttataaacacatgtcatgacacggcgaaacgcgcgaaaacaggagtgggttttcccgttattttctcccgactccgatgtccgattgagcctaaatttccacaggattgttattttatatataagttgtgatacacgaagtgtgggacttggacaatactgtttaccgaaagtgtataatggctttaagtgagtgagaaattacctatttctaaaaactacgttacttcagagggagccgtttctcacaatgttttatactatcaaaaatcaacagctctcctttgctcgttaccaagtaagttttttgtgcaacaattatTCTgggtgcgctatataagacttcaatattatcaTTGACATTATataaagtaattaccaatagtgtccagttcctttaatcactgtagctcgtaAGACGGAGGAAACCTGCTAACAAAGTTACTTGCTTAATGTTTTTGACCCACTCTATAAAAGTGTCATTTATATTCTGtctaaaaaattattgctttttttgttatttaaaatttctagacctcaaagaAAGATGACGTCCATAGAATGCTACCTCGCCACGGTGAGATGACGGAAGAACTCAAATTCAAATTGATTCTCAAAGCCATCTTCCTGCTAAAAGTAAGTTTTAAAGagattttattgtcatttaCCACTCAATTTATCTGTTTCCatcttcgttttttttttaaaagggtttGTTACTAgtgtttaaataaattaaaaaggtctgaatttgaataataaatataaaaacaattaattacaGGAAAAAAGATTGACGTCACATTTTTCTGGTCACCTGGTTGCCGATTTGAAACTCACTTTGCTCCTAAAAGCCATCCACATTTTACAGGTAAGTTGCCGAGTGCTGATATATTGTTATTATAACATTAGACAATAAATGCATaaaggacagttcttttcagaactgacaggTCTCCCGAATTCGCTACTCTAGAAtcaagcaagacagttctctaaagaacaacaCCCTACCTGGCGAGTAGAcacacatatggtgttaccgcaaactaaattgatacctcaccatgcaatgcctcaaaccccattgtgcataaaatgctgttttttttttttttactccccTCCTCcgctcctcctcctcctcctcccctcCTCATCAATACTCCCACGTTTCCACGCTCATCTACTGATTATTTAAATCACCCCATGAGGTCTGAACCCCAGGAGGTCGTCCAATAAGTAATTAAAACCAAGCTACTTATTAACTGCATGTctctatgtttttgtttatttaggaCGTGAAAACAGTTATTGTTTTGGATGTCGACTTGAAAGAACTAGAGTTGAGTCTTATTCTTAAAGCTCTTCACATTTTGAAGGTAAATCacacaatttaattatttactttAAGGTGGTGAATAATCATTCCACCCGAAGGATGTATTCTAATGACTTGGTGTTTTTTAAGCAAGGCTAAAACTCACAGCAACCTTTGCTCAAATGTCAGTGTACAACTGATTAACAACAAGGCCCCCTATTTTGATGTTTATGGCTCTTATAAAGGTCATATCTTTGGTGTTTTGTATCTTAAAGATAAGGTCATAGATTATTGTTGTCTGTCCATGTATTACTGATTTGGTAAATTAATATTGAGTCAGGGAAAATTTGAGTTGAAAATTGTGCTTGTTGAGTAAAACCTGTCGCgatattttcatataaaaagtTGAATCCATTCACGTGTAGCAAGGTGACACACAGCGgataccaaccgcatctctgtGTCTGCAATATTCACAAACGGACACCACTGAAATCTGGATCTCAAAAAGTTGCCTGAAATGCGATCTTTTCGAGATTCAAAATTGTCGAGATACTTCGATTTTGATCAGCGAGGGGACTTCAGACGAAATAAGCCCTTGGGAACTTTGCTACCATGTAACTATTGTATGGAAAACAactgcctggaactggttgcctgaaTAGAGTTTCTCCGAGTGACATTGGCCCGAGACTCCAATATCGTTATTATGACCTTTTTGTTCCTTTTTCCGTTTGCATTAGGTATACAAAGGACATTTTACAGACACAGTGTTCGACACGAAGACAAACACACAGCTCAAACTGAAACTGGTTCTGCTTGGAGTTTCCCTTCTCAAGTCTCATGACCGGCATGCACGTGACGTCACTCCAGACGTTTGGCCAATCAATGTGGAGAACAGCCGTCACTATAGCCAATCAGAGCACAGGGGTGATGTGGTCGATTCCCGGCCAATGAAGAAGCACCACCACCACCATAGAAAACACAGCCACTCAAAACCGACCGTCAGCGGCAGGATTGATAATGGCGGATTAGTTCCCGTGACGTCACCTGAACCAACACAACCGACCGTCCGCGTGCGGATCGACAACGGCGGACTGATTCCCAATCCCGTGACGTCACCCGAACCAACCCCTGAGATTGGACGGGAGATACCAGGATCGAAAGGAACATTGGTGAAGTTCTTTAAGTGGTTGAAAGTGCTCCACAAGAAAGCTCATTAAGAAACTGTTGAGTCATTCACTATAGGCCTACACAAAGGGCCGCAAAGGGGATTCTCTTGGCATTCTCATCTTTAGCGTGACGTTGAGTGTTATTTTTAGCTTTTTATAATGTTATTcgcttttttttaaaagtaagttTTGCTCAATTTTGACAAATAAGGAGACAATTCTTGTGTATATCCTGTAATAGggctacataaaaaaaaaatgtttgacagGCTGAAGTGAaccaatcaaacaaaataagtCAGTTCCTAAAACATTTCTCTGCACCATTTCATGATTGTCACTTACCTCCCTCggcaacaaaataatattaggATTAGTCTTGTTTGAAGATCCACACTGTCTTCAGACTCACTCTAATACCGCCCACAAACaatcaccaatagagggcgctatctcaAACCGCTAGCACTATCACGAACAAGGTGTTTTTAACCAATTTTGTTTAACTATccttcacaaaattctttaacaaAAAACGCTTAACTATTATAGCAGGATATCagttaaaatatatttacaagAAAGACCAATCCATATAAACGCTATTAACAAAATCCAGGAATTTGAATTATGCCATTAGGAAATTGATTGAGATAGACTTTTGAACATGAATTACGATTGTATGTTTTTATGTGTActctttgttttttggggggctcAATAAATTAAATCGTTAATTGAAAAAGCAGTTTTGTCTCATAATTTACCTTTCTTCAAAGTCAAACGTGCCCCAGCTGAAAGAGAACTGAGTCCAATTGTTTCATAAGACAAAT
The sequence above is a segment of the Asterias amurensis chromosome 12, ASM3211899v1 genome. Coding sequences within it:
- the LOC139945012 gene encoding uncharacterized protein, which translates into the protein MKHGSFLAVFLLLASVAYLANGDRWNQESQQPLTDWQVSLLAQDLPEELRTLYDKIIDPNMDEVNKENYIWRSFELLKYRKYRRYSWFYYWLLDVSGSDQQQLGRQTPKGQGGRTPPNIGGYTPGGRTPPNMGGRTPGGRTPPNLGGRTPGGRTPKRGGQRPRQRQRHGKGHGRNIV
- the LOC139945438 gene encoding uncharacterized protein; this translates as MSCKILLLVVVVVLVVVIATGGCVMFLTNIFGGKDHGGEDAMMNATESIPDYEDEIMSSESVAILPTDGDEMIDVDGLFPDSMRDDLKLELILKALELLKTSKKDDVHRMLPRHGEMTEELKFKLILKAIFLLKEKRLTSHFSGHLVADLKLTLLLKAIHILQDVKTVIVLDVDLKELELSLILKALHILKVYKGHFTDTVFDTKTNTQLKLKLVLLGVSLLKSHDRHARDVTPDVWPINVENSRHYSQSEHRGDVVDSRPMKKHHHHHRKHSHSKPTVSGRIDNGGLVPVTSPEPTQPTVRVRIDNGGLIPNPVTSPEPTPEIGREIPGSKGTLVKFFKWLKVLHKKAH